The segment AGGATAATGCCACCAAATACAATGTATTGAAGGATGGTTAATGTGGTAATGTTGTTAACCTGACCTTGTAATTTCACACCGGAAAGTAAACCATTCGTCTTTAAAGTAACCATGATAGAAATCATCTTAACAAGAGACGGATCGCAGACACTGCGGAATACTGAACTAAATGAAACTTATCATTCCATTCATGGTGCCCTGCAGGAATCACAGCATGTTTTTATACAACAAGGTTTGGAGTATAAGCTGAAACAACACTTGCCACGGTTGGCCATCCTTGAAGTAGGCTTTGGTACCGGTTTAAATGCGTGGCTTACCGCGCAAAAGATTTGGGGAAGGGAAGATTTGGTTTCCTATGTTTCCCTTGAGTCTTTTCCGCTGGATCATGCCCTCTGGAGTAAACTGAATTATGCCAGCGATCCGAAGGGTTTAGAGCTTTTTGAGAAAGTCCATAGCGCAACATGGGATGAACCGGTTTTGGTTACCCCGAATTTCAGTTTGCACAAAATCAAGTCGACCCTGCAACAAGCGAATCTATCTTCAGCAGCATTTGATTTGATTTACTTCGATGCATTTGCTCCGGAAAAACAACCTGAAATGTGGACACTTCCATCCCTGGAAAAAGTCGTTGCGGCAATGAAACCTGATGCAGCGTTTGTAACCTATTGTGCCAAGGGCCAGGTAAAGCGTGACCTGAAAAGCCTGGGATTGGTGGTTGAAACATTGCCCGGCCCTCCGGGCAAACGGGAGATGATTCGGGCCATAAAAGGGTAAATTCTGCATCCTCATTTTTCGAACACGTTTGCAGCAAACGTTTGTTGTAATTTTTTTAGCTTTTAGCTACTATTATTCCGCACTTTCAAGTTATTTCGAAATATTATTTTGAAATAATCTTTTTAGTCAGAACAACCACCCTTTACGACTGATGACAAGAAAGGCCAGTCATGGGCTCTATACGCCAACCCTTGAACACGATGCTTGTGGCATAGGTTTTATCGCCACCATAAACGGATCAAAAAGCAACCAGGTACTGCGCGATGCTTTATCGATGCTCGAAAATATGGAGCACCGTGGAGGCCGGGGTAGTAGTCCTAAAACAGGAGATGGTGCGGGTATTCTCCTTCAAATTCCACACGATTTTTTCCGAACAGAAACCACACGCCTTGGTTTTGATTTACCCGATCCTGGAAAGTATGGTGTTGGGATGATCTTTTTTCCGCGAAACAAAAAAATCAGGCAGCAATGCAAAGATGTATTGATAAGCTTAAGCAAAACACTTCGGTTGGCTTTAATCGGTTATCGTCCGGTGCCGGTGGATCACAGTATCCCCGGGCCTGGCGCTTCCGAAGTGGAACCTGTTATTGAGCAAATTTTTATACGCCCGATTGATGATGATCTTGATAGACAGAGCTTAGAGCGCAAACTTTTCATCCTTCGCAATGCTGTTACCCACACGGTTGCCAAGCAGCTAAAAGCTGCGGTGAAGGAATTCTATATCACCAGCCTCTCCTGCAAAACCATAATCTACAAAGGCCAGTTGCGTACAGATCAATTGCGCGCCTATTACAACGATCTGCAAGATGAACGACTTACTACTGCACTGGCTCTGGTGCATTCGCGTTTCTCTACTAATACCTTTCCAAACTGGAAACTCGCTCAGCCCTTCCGGTATATCGCACACAATGGTGAGATCAACACCATTCGTGGCAACGTGAATAAAATGAAATCCAAAGAAGCATTGTTCAAATCTTCAAACTTTACTGATGAAGAATTGAAAATGCTGTTGCCTATAACCAATCCCACAGGCTCTGACTCCGCCAACCTGGATGCATTGGTGGAGATGCTGGTATTGTCCGGTCGTTCCTTGCCGCATGTGCTGATGATGTTGGTGCCAGAAGCCTGGCAAGACAATAAACTAATGGATCCACACCGTAAAGCGTTTTATAAATATCATGCTTCGATGATGGAGCCGTGGGACGGCCCTGCTGCCCTGGTGTTTACTGATGGTTGCCGCATTGGTGCCACGCTCGATCGGAATGGATTGCGCCCCTTGCGGTATTGTATAACACGGTCAGGCCGTGT is part of the Cyclobacteriaceae bacterium genome and harbors:
- the mnmD gene encoding tRNA (5-methylaminomethyl-2-thiouridine)(34)-methyltransferase MnmD yields the protein MIEIILTRDGSQTLRNTELNETYHSIHGALQESQHVFIQQGLEYKLKQHLPRLAILEVGFGTGLNAWLTAQKIWGREDLVSYVSLESFPLDHALWSKLNYASDPKGLELFEKVHSATWDEPVLVTPNFSLHKIKSTLQQANLSSAAFDLIYFDAFAPEKQPEMWTLPSLEKVVAAMKPDAAFVTYCAKGQVKRDLKSLGLVVETLPGPPGKREMIRAIKG